Proteins found in one Subtercola endophyticus genomic segment:
- the dxr gene encoding 1-deoxy-D-xylulose-5-phosphate reductoisomerase, translated as MSTTSSTSSETPRRVIILGSTGSIGTQALDVIRANPERFEVVGLAAGSNRGALDAQAAEFGVTDVALGAVEAEQLVRGIDADVVLNGITGSVGLGPTLAALEEGRTLALANKESLIVGGELVKSLARPGQIVPVDSEHSAIAQALRSGTANEVARLVLTASGGPFRGRSRESLAAVTPREALAHPTWDMGLVVTTNSATLVNKGLEVIEAHLLFDVAYSRIVVTVHPQSVIHSMVEFVDGSTIAQASPPDMRLPISLGLDWPNRVAGVGVPLDWTQSHEWTFEPLDVFAFPAVKLAKQVGRTGSTYPAVFNASNEQAVAAFHAGRIGFLDIVDTIEAVVQRHEPVDATLSRGSLTEAELWARAEADRIISHVQR; from the coding sequence ATGAGCACCACGTCTAGCACGAGCAGCGAAACTCCCCGCCGCGTCATCATTCTCGGCAGCACCGGGTCCATCGGCACCCAGGCGCTCGACGTCATCCGCGCCAACCCCGAGCGGTTCGAGGTCGTCGGCCTGGCCGCGGGCAGCAATCGTGGGGCACTGGATGCCCAGGCCGCCGAATTCGGCGTCACCGACGTTGCTCTCGGGGCCGTCGAGGCCGAGCAGCTCGTGCGCGGCATCGATGCCGATGTCGTGCTGAACGGCATCACCGGCTCGGTAGGACTCGGCCCGACCCTCGCGGCACTCGAAGAGGGCCGCACCCTCGCGTTGGCGAACAAAGAGAGCCTGATCGTGGGCGGTGAGCTCGTGAAGTCTCTCGCGCGGCCCGGCCAGATCGTTCCGGTCGATTCCGAGCATTCTGCCATCGCGCAGGCCCTGCGCTCGGGCACGGCGAACGAGGTCGCCCGCCTCGTGCTGACGGCGTCGGGTGGGCCGTTCCGAGGTCGCAGTCGGGAGTCGCTCGCCGCGGTGACGCCGCGCGAGGCCCTCGCGCATCCCACCTGGGACATGGGCCTCGTGGTGACGACGAACTCGGCCACGCTCGTGAACAAGGGGCTCGAGGTCATCGAGGCGCATCTGCTGTTCGACGTGGCGTACAGCCGAATCGTGGTGACCGTGCATCCGCAGTCCGTCATTCACTCGATGGTCGAATTCGTCGACGGCTCCACCATTGCGCAGGCGTCGCCGCCCGACATGCGGCTGCCCATCTCGCTCGGGCTCGACTGGCCGAATCGTGTCGCCGGTGTCGGCGTGCCCCTCGACTGGACTCAGTCGCACGAGTGGACCTTCGAACCCCTCGACGTGTTCGCCTTTCCCGCCGTGAAGCTCGCAAAACAAGTCGGGCGGACCGGATCGACGTACCCTGCGGTCTTCAACGCCTCGAACGAACAGGCCGTGGCGGCGTTTCATGCCGGCCGCATCGGTTTTCTCGACATCGTCGACACGATCGAAGCCGTGGTGCAGCGGCATGAGCCCGTCGACGCGACTCTGTCTCGCGGATCCCTCACCGAGGCGGAACTCTGGGCCCGGGCCGAGGCCGACCGCATCATCTCGCACGTGCAGCGCTAG
- a CDS encoding response regulator transcription factor encodes MRVVIADDQHLIRAGFTALLENEPDIDVVGSAATGTEVVEVVTRLRPDVVLMDIRMPEGDGLWATEQIVADPALGDVHIIIVTTFELDEYVGRAIRAGASGFLVKDTEPVELIRAVRVVAAGDALLSPSVTRRLLERVAGTLVDEAEPGQVVPGVPGRGARVSALVAALTEREREVLALVGTGLTNTEIATKLFLSPLTVKTHVSRTMSKLAARDRAQLVVVAYEAGLVRAGTARA; translated from the coding sequence TTGCGCGTCGTCATCGCTGACGACCAGCACCTCATCCGCGCCGGATTCACCGCCCTGCTCGAAAATGAGCCCGACATCGACGTGGTCGGTTCGGCCGCCACAGGCACCGAGGTCGTCGAGGTCGTGACGCGGCTTCGGCCCGATGTGGTTCTGATGGACATCCGGATGCCCGAGGGCGACGGTCTCTGGGCGACCGAGCAGATCGTGGCCGACCCCGCGCTGGGCGACGTGCACATCATCATCGTCACCACCTTCGAACTCGACGAGTACGTCGGGCGCGCTATTCGTGCCGGCGCCAGCGGATTCCTCGTGAAAGACACCGAGCCGGTCGAACTGATCCGCGCCGTTCGTGTGGTCGCGGCGGGGGATGCTCTGCTCTCGCCGAGCGTGACGCGGCGCCTGCTCGAACGGGTCGCCGGCACGCTCGTCGACGAGGCTGAGCCCGGTCAGGTCGTTCCGGGTGTGCCGGGGCGAGGGGCGAGGGTGTCTGCTCTCGTTGCGGCGCTGACCGAGCGGGAACGTGAGGTTCTTGCCCTCGTCGGCACCGGTCTCACCAACACTGAGATCGCGACGAAGCTGTTCTTGAGCCCGCTGACCGTCAAGACCCACGTCTCGCGAACGATGTCGAAACTCGCGGCGCGTGACCGTGCGCAGCTTGTCGTCGTGGCCTACGAAGCCGGGCTGGTTCGCGCCGGCACTGCGCGGGCGTAG
- a CDS encoding sensor histidine kinase — protein MPASDQPARGGASPAREIPPWVSEARRFDRSRGGRVGPPRALFLWLPVVISFVVQVPAALFQARQHPEWGSAAVLMVLLALVGPVALIFARRFPGPVVAIAAAAACADLVFTPGSGAPYLALAFAIISAMARGARVWAFASVSLGWILALIGSVVMGVAWHPARVILTTIGIVIVLIIGESIRTRRDRVAAYQEAFRKRRDDVAQAERERIARELHDVLAHSLSQINVQAGVGLHLIDDHPEKAAEALASIKATSKTALDEVRGVLGFLRSEGDRAGGENSASREVRFSVPEHAPLVPQADLARLPSLIDSMSNDTLEVTLDNRLTSDPPPGVQLALYRITQESLTNVTRHANAGHVRVTLDERADDYHLSVVNDGIAVSDRHSADGGRADRYSANTDSANTAPANSDSANTDPANTDPARFGNGLLGMTERAELLGGHLEAGPVASGGFAVVATVPRVARR, from the coding sequence ATGCCAGCCTCTGACCAGCCCGCGCGCGGCGGCGCTTCGCCTGCGCGCGAGATCCCGCCGTGGGTCTCCGAGGCCCGGAGGTTCGATCGTTCACGAGGCGGTCGCGTCGGGCCGCCGCGCGCCCTCTTCCTGTGGCTGCCCGTCGTCATCTCGTTCGTCGTGCAGGTTCCGGCCGCCCTGTTCCAGGCCAGGCAACATCCCGAGTGGGGCTCCGCCGCGGTGTTGATGGTGCTGCTCGCACTCGTCGGCCCCGTCGCGTTGATCTTCGCCCGGCGGTTTCCGGGGCCCGTCGTGGCGATCGCCGCCGCCGCGGCCTGCGCCGACCTCGTGTTCACTCCCGGCTCGGGGGCGCCCTACCTCGCACTTGCCTTCGCCATCATCTCGGCGATGGCTCGCGGCGCCCGGGTCTGGGCGTTCGCATCGGTCAGCCTCGGCTGGATTCTCGCGCTCATCGGATCGGTCGTGATGGGCGTCGCGTGGCATCCGGCGCGCGTGATTCTGACCACCATCGGCATCGTGATCGTGCTCATCATCGGCGAGTCGATCCGCACCAGGCGCGACCGGGTGGCCGCGTATCAAGAGGCGTTCCGCAAGCGCCGAGACGACGTAGCTCAGGCCGAACGCGAACGAATCGCCCGCGAATTGCACGACGTACTCGCGCACTCGCTCTCGCAGATCAACGTGCAGGCGGGGGTCGGCCTGCACCTCATCGACGATCATCCGGAGAAGGCCGCCGAGGCCCTCGCGAGCATCAAGGCCACCAGCAAGACCGCCCTCGACGAGGTGCGCGGGGTCTTGGGGTTCTTGCGTTCAGAAGGTGATCGCGCGGGCGGTGAGAATTCAGCTTCGAGAGAGGTTCGATTCAGCGTTCCCGAGCACGCCCCGCTGGTTCCTCAGGCCGATCTCGCACGACTGCCCTCACTCATCGACTCCATGTCGAATGACACCCTCGAGGTCACTCTCGACAACCGCCTCACGTCTGATCCGCCGCCCGGCGTGCAGCTGGCGCTGTATCGCATCACCCAAGAGAGCCTCACGAACGTCACTCGGCACGCGAACGCCGGGCACGTACGCGTGACGCTCGATGAGCGCGCCGACGACTACCACCTGAGCGTGGTGAACGACGGCATCGCGGTTTCCGATCGTCACTCAGCCGACGGCGGCCGCGCCGATCGTTACTCGGCAAATACCGACTCGGCCAATACCGCCCCGGCCAATTCCGACTCGGCCAATACTGACCCTGCCAATACCGACCCGGCCCGCTTCGGCAACGGTCTGCTCGGCATGACCGAGCGCGCCGAATTGCTCGGCGGGCACCTCGAGGCCGGCCCCGTGGCATCCGGTGGCTTCGCCGTGGTCGCGACCGTTCCCCGCGTGGCCCGCCGATGA
- a CDS encoding M50 family metallopeptidase, whose translation MQNVLLFVIGVLIIAVGLGVSIALHEVGHLVPAKKFGVKVTQYMIGFGPTIFSRRRGETQYGVKAFPLGGYISMVGMFPPAKEGGKLRRTSTGFFNSLVQDARKASTESVGDDDSRAFYKLPVWKRVVIMLGGPTMNLLLGILFFAIVLCGFGIAGASTTVGSVSACVQPASTTTTSTSTTCASTDPVSPGAAAGILPGDKIVSINGTAISTWDQSTDIIRQSAGVPLTFVVLRNGADVTLTVTPLLTERDVTEIVNNQSVVKTDASGAAVTEQVGFVGIGYATELQPQPITAVLPFVGENVAGVANTIFNLPQRLSGVAQAAFGGGTRSADSPMSVVGVGRVAGEIATIDIPLQSKVATLIGLLGSVNIGLFVINLVPLMPLDGGHIAGALWEGLRRRVAKLFGRRDPGPVDTARLMPLTFVVVVFLGGVSALLMYADIVNPVNIFG comes from the coding sequence GTGCAAAACGTGCTGCTCTTCGTCATCGGTGTCTTGATCATCGCCGTAGGTCTCGGCGTGTCGATCGCCCTGCACGAGGTCGGCCACTTGGTTCCGGCGAAGAAGTTCGGCGTCAAGGTCACGCAGTACATGATCGGCTTCGGGCCGACCATCTTCTCGCGCCGCCGCGGTGAGACGCAATACGGCGTCAAGGCGTTTCCGCTCGGCGGCTACATCTCGATGGTGGGCATGTTCCCGCCCGCCAAAGAGGGCGGCAAGCTCCGCCGCACGAGCACCGGGTTCTTCAATTCTCTGGTGCAGGATGCCCGCAAAGCGAGCACCGAGTCGGTCGGTGACGACGACAGCCGCGCCTTCTACAAGCTCCCGGTGTGGAAGCGAGTGGTGATCATGCTCGGCGGCCCCACGATGAACCTGCTGCTGGGCATTTTGTTCTTCGCCATCGTGCTGTGCGGGTTCGGCATCGCCGGCGCCAGCACCACGGTCGGCTCGGTGAGCGCGTGCGTGCAGCCCGCGTCGACCACGACTACGAGCACCAGCACCACCTGCGCCAGCACCGATCCTGTTTCGCCGGGGGCGGCCGCGGGCATCCTGCCCGGTGACAAGATCGTGAGCATCAACGGCACCGCCATCAGCACCTGGGATCAATCGACCGACATCATTCGCCAGTCGGCCGGCGTGCCGCTGACCTTCGTCGTGTTGCGTAACGGCGCCGATGTGACGCTCACCGTGACCCCGCTGCTCACCGAGCGCGACGTCACCGAGATCGTCAACAACCAGAGCGTCGTCAAGACCGACGCCTCGGGCGCCGCGGTGACCGAGCAGGTCGGCTTTGTCGGAATCGGCTACGCCACCGAGCTGCAACCCCAGCCCATCACGGCGGTTCTGCCGTTCGTGGGCGAGAACGTCGCCGGTGTCGCCAACACCATCTTCAACCTGCCCCAGCGCCTCAGCGGCGTGGCCCAGGCCGCATTCGGGGGCGGAACCCGCAGCGCCGACAGCCCGATGAGCGTGGTCGGCGTGGGCCGCGTGGCCGGCGAGATCGCCACCATCGACATTCCCTTGCAGTCGAAGGTCGCCACCCTGATCGGCCTGCTCGGTTCGGTCAACATCGGCCTCTTCGTGATCAACCTCGTGCCGCTCATGCCTCTCGACGGCGGCCACATCGCCGGTGCCCTCTGGGAGGGTCTTCGCCGCCGCGTCGCCAAGCTCTTCGGCCGACGTGATCCCGGCCCCGTCGACACCGCACGCCTGATGCCGCTCACCTTCGTGGTCGTGGTCTTTCTCGGCGGTGTCAGTGCGCTGCTCATGTACGCCGACATCGTAAATCCGGTGAACATCTTTGGCTAG
- a CDS encoding FKBP-type peptidyl-prolyl cis-trans isomerase, which translates to MLVTIAASTVLLGALAGCSGSPAPSPSASAPCSLTAPGPASDAVKVSGDFDTHPTTTFTAPITTDITERTVVITGTGPVASNDSQATIDFTLYNGTTGAELYTTLKTGGVPIPVTVDESQFLPGLVKAVSCSPVGSRVVAVVPPGDAYGANGNASLGVAATDTLVFVVDVKDDGPVPSATPSATLDPNIPTSATGAPQAAPVGFPTVTLAADGKPTVAIPAGDPPTTFESAVLKKGDGATVASGDGVEVQYQGLIWRTGTVFDESWGKQPATFSVGTGQVIDGFSQALIGQTVGSQIIAIIPPAQGYGTPGLPAANINGTDTLVFVVDILATTPAS; encoded by the coding sequence ATGCTGGTCACGATCGCAGCCTCTACGGTACTGCTCGGCGCTCTCGCCGGCTGCAGCGGCTCTCCGGCGCCCTCGCCCAGCGCGTCGGCACCCTGCTCACTCACCGCGCCCGGCCCGGCTTCAGACGCGGTGAAGGTCAGCGGCGACTTCGACACGCATCCCACGACCACGTTCACGGCCCCGATCACGACCGACATCACCGAACGCACCGTCGTGATCACCGGCACCGGCCCGGTGGCGAGCAACGACTCGCAGGCGACCATCGACTTCACGCTGTACAACGGCACGACCGGCGCCGAGCTCTACACCACGCTGAAAACCGGCGGCGTGCCGATTCCGGTGACGGTCGACGAATCCCAGTTCTTGCCGGGTCTCGTCAAGGCGGTGTCGTGCTCGCCGGTCGGCTCTCGGGTCGTCGCCGTCGTTCCGCCCGGTGATGCCTACGGTGCCAACGGAAACGCGAGCCTCGGCGTGGCCGCCACCGACACGCTGGTGTTCGTGGTCGACGTGAAAGACGACGGCCCGGTACCCTCGGCCACTCCGTCGGCGACGCTCGATCCGAACATCCCCACCTCGGCGACCGGCGCTCCACAGGCGGCACCCGTAGGCTTTCCCACGGTGACGCTCGCGGCCGACGGCAAGCCGACGGTCGCCATTCCCGCAGGCGACCCGCCGACCACCTTCGAGAGCGCCGTGCTGAAGAAGGGCGACGGGGCTACTGTCGCGAGCGGAGACGGCGTCGAGGTGCAGTACCAGGGCCTCATCTGGCGCACGGGAACCGTGTTCGACGAGAGCTGGGGCAAGCAGCCCGCCACCTTCAGCGTCGGCACCGGCCAGGTGATCGACGGGTTCAGTCAGGCCCTCATCGGGCAGACCGTGGGCTCCCAGATCATCGCGATCATCCCGCCCGCCCAGGGCTACGGCACGCCGGGTCTGCCCGCCGCGAACATCAACGGCACCGACACCTTGGTGTTCGTCGTCGACATTCTGGCCACCACGCCCGCCAGCTGA